The Mycolicibacterium mageritense genome contains a region encoding:
- a CDS encoding alpha/beta fold hydrolase yields the protein MNLAFDDRGKGDPVLFIAGRGGAGRTWHLHQVPEFQRAGYRVITFDNRGIGATENAEDFDTAQMVADTAELIEKLGAAPARLVGVSMGSFIAQELMVARPDLVHSAVLMATRGRHDRARDFFRDAERDLALSGIQLPASFDAKVRMLESFSPKTLDDDQVVRDWSEMFMMWPTKQTPGLRRQLDIGPDGNRLPAYRSITAPVLVMGFADDVVLPSHLGREVADAIPNARFLEIPDTGHLGFIEKPQEVNAAILKFFAE from the coding sequence GTGAATCTGGCTTTCGACGACCGAGGCAAGGGCGACCCGGTGCTGTTCATCGCAGGCCGTGGCGGCGCAGGCCGGACCTGGCACCTGCACCAGGTACCGGAGTTCCAGCGGGCCGGCTACCGGGTCATCACGTTCGACAACCGCGGCATCGGCGCGACCGAGAACGCCGAGGATTTCGACACCGCGCAGATGGTGGCCGACACCGCCGAGCTCATCGAGAAACTCGGCGCCGCGCCGGCCCGGCTCGTGGGGGTGTCGATGGGTTCGTTCATCGCACAGGAGTTGATGGTGGCGCGGCCCGACCTGGTGCACTCCGCGGTGCTGATGGCCACCCGGGGCCGCCACGACCGGGCCCGCGATTTCTTCCGCGACGCCGAGCGTGATCTGGCGCTCTCCGGGATCCAGTTGCCGGCGTCGTTCGACGCGAAAGTGCGGATGCTGGAGAGCTTTTCGCCCAAAACCCTCGACGACGACCAGGTGGTCCGGGACTGGAGCGAGATGTTCATGATGTGGCCGACCAAGCAGACCCCGGGCCTGCGTCGGCAGCTCGACATCGGCCCGGACGGCAACCGGTTGCCCGCCTACCGGTCGATCACCGCGCCCGTGCTGGTCATGGGGTTCGCCGACGACGTGGTGCTTCCGTCACATCTGGGCCGCGAGGTGGCCGACGCCATCCCCAACGCGCGCTTCCTGGAGATCCCGGACACCGGCCACCTGGGCTTCATCGAAAAACCGCAGGAAGTCAACGCTGCGATCCTCAAGTTCTTCGCCGAATAA
- the menD gene encoding 2-succinyl-5-enolpyruvyl-6-hydroxy-3-cyclohexene-1-carboxylic-acid synthase, with the protein MNPSTAQARVVVDELIRGGVRDVVLCPGSRNAPLAFALADADRTGRIRLHVRIDERTAGYLAIGLAVAERAPVCVAMTSGTAVANLGPAVVEANYARVPLIVLSANRPYELLGTGANQTFEQLGYFGTQVRANISLGLAEDRPENLDTLNAQWRSATCRVLVAATGSRSANAGPVQFDIPLREPLVPDTEDKSFPPGRPDGKPWTYTPPVTFDQPLDIDLTPDTVVIAGHGAGEHPNLAELPTVAEPTAPAVANPLHPLALRLVHPQQVIMLGRPTLHRPVSALLADPSVPVYALTTGPRWPDVSGNSQANGTRAVTTGTPSAAWLHRCAEVNQHAIAAVRGQLAAHPLTTGLHVAAAVADALRPGDQLVLGASNPVRDAALVGLNPRGIKVRSNRGVAGIDGTVSTAIGAALAHQGRTVALIGDLTFVHDSSGLLIGPTEPTPRNLTIVVSNDNGGGIFELLEQGDPRFSDVSSRIFGTPHDVDVGALCRAYHVESRQIEVDALGAALDEPFDGMRVLEVKADRSSLRALHASIKAAL; encoded by the coding sequence GTGAACCCATCGACGGCACAGGCCCGCGTCGTCGTCGACGAACTGATTCGCGGCGGTGTCCGTGACGTCGTGCTGTGCCCGGGCTCGCGGAACGCCCCGCTGGCGTTCGCGCTCGCCGACGCCGACCGCACGGGCCGCATCCGACTGCACGTCCGCATCGACGAACGCACGGCCGGCTACCTGGCCATCGGTCTCGCGGTCGCCGAACGGGCGCCGGTCTGCGTCGCGATGACCTCGGGCACCGCGGTGGCCAACCTGGGGCCCGCGGTCGTGGAGGCCAACTACGCGCGCGTACCGCTGATCGTGCTGAGCGCCAACCGGCCCTACGAACTGCTCGGCACCGGAGCCAACCAGACCTTCGAGCAGCTCGGCTACTTCGGCACGCAGGTGCGGGCCAATATCAGCCTGGGCCTCGCCGAAGATCGTCCAGAGAATCTGGACACCCTCAACGCCCAGTGGCGTTCGGCGACGTGCCGCGTACTGGTCGCCGCGACCGGCTCGCGCAGCGCCAACGCCGGGCCCGTGCAATTCGACATCCCGTTGCGTGAGCCCCTGGTGCCCGACACGGAGGACAAGTCCTTCCCGCCCGGCCGTCCTGACGGCAAGCCGTGGACCTACACGCCGCCGGTCACGTTCGACCAGCCGCTGGACATCGACCTCACGCCGGACACCGTCGTCATCGCCGGGCACGGCGCAGGCGAACATCCCAACCTGGCCGAGCTCCCGACGGTCGCCGAGCCCACCGCGCCTGCGGTCGCCAACCCGTTGCACCCGCTGGCGCTGCGGCTGGTGCACCCGCAGCAGGTCATCATGCTGGGCCGGCCGACCCTGCACCGGCCGGTGTCGGCGTTGCTGGCCGATCCGTCGGTGCCCGTCTACGCGCTCACCACCGGCCCGCGTTGGCCCGACGTGTCCGGCAATTCACAGGCCAACGGCACCCGGGCGGTGACCACGGGCACGCCGAGTGCAGCGTGGCTGCACCGCTGCGCCGAGGTCAACCAGCACGCGATCGCGGCGGTGCGCGGTCAGCTCGCGGCGCATCCGCTGACCACGGGTCTGCACGTGGCCGCCGCGGTTGCCGACGCTTTGCGTCCCGGGGACCAGCTGGTGCTCGGCGCGTCCAACCCCGTGCGCGACGCGGCGCTGGTCGGGCTGAACCCGCGCGGCATCAAGGTCCGGTCGAATCGCGGCGTGGCCGGTATCGATGGCACGGTGTCCACGGCCATCGGCGCGGCACTCGCACATCAGGGCCGCACCGTCGCGTTGATCGGAGACCTGACATTCGTGCACGACAGCTCGGGCCTGCTGATCGGGCCGACCGAGCCGACGCCGCGCAATCTGACCATCGTGGTGTCCAACGACAACGGCGGCGGCATCTTCGAGCTGCTCGAACAGGGTGATCCCCGGTTCTCCGACGTGTCGTCGCGCATCTTCGGCACCCCGCACGATGTGGACGTCGGCGCACTGTGCCGGGCCTATCACGTCGAGAGCCGGCAGATCGAGGTCGACGCGCTCGGCGCAGCACTGGACGAGCCGTTCGACGGCATGCGGGTGCTGGAGGTGAAGGCCGACCGGTCGTCGCTGCGTGCCCTGCACGCATCGATCAAGGCCGCCCTGTGA
- a CDS encoding DUF3592 domain-containing protein — protein sequence MRRIPAAVTGRLKAVAQALIPHLYGEPGETKSQRIIRRVRIGVVIVACLVTLQSVLLVLGAWRNDQQIERNMGVAAAEVLSAGPRRSTIEFVTPDRVTYRPELGVLYPSELDTGMRIYVEYDKNDPDLVRVRDRDASLAIIPAGSIAVVGWLVAGAALAGLAVLQKRLNR from the coding sequence GTGAGACGGATCCCGGCGGCGGTGACGGGACGGCTGAAAGCCGTCGCGCAGGCACTCATCCCGCATCTCTACGGCGAGCCCGGCGAGACCAAGTCGCAGCGCATCATCCGCCGGGTGCGGATCGGCGTGGTGATCGTCGCCTGCCTGGTGACGCTGCAGTCGGTGCTGCTGGTGCTCGGCGCGTGGCGCAACGACCAGCAGATCGAGCGCAACATGGGTGTCGCGGCGGCCGAGGTGCTCAGTGCGGGTCCGCGACGCTCGACCATCGAGTTCGTCACGCCCGACCGCGTGACCTACCGGCCCGAGCTGGGTGTGCTCTACCCGTCCGAACTCGACACCGGCATGCGGATCTACGTCGAGTACGACAAGAACGATCCGGACCTGGTGCGGGTCCGGGACCGTGACGCGTCCCTGGCGATCATCCCGGCCGGGTCGATCGCGGTGGTCGGATGGCTGGTCGCGGGTGCCGCCCTGGCCGGGCTGGCAGTACTGCAGAAACGGCTCAACCGTTGA
- a CDS encoding DsbA family protein, which yields MRLSGALAAVVAVVALTTAGCTRAIEGTPMANNAPPPSVITDDGSGILIGYSDAPVRIEIFTEPQCPACARLQHDFGAEIADYVGQGELAVTYRPMTFLDQGTDYSARVSNAMFLAAGDGTTGEEFQAFVEDLWSHQEPEGSAGPTDDEMADMAKDSGVGADQVDKIAAGSEGVDVEQMADQNTDLLSGFAGQVSTPTVYNLIDDELVEIDDNWLSDLMKRFNG from the coding sequence ATGCGGTTATCGGGCGCGCTGGCGGCAGTCGTGGCTGTCGTGGCACTGACCACTGCCGGTTGCACCCGGGCCATCGAGGGCACCCCGATGGCCAACAACGCGCCGCCGCCGTCGGTGATCACCGATGACGGCAGCGGCATCCTGATCGGGTACTCCGACGCACCGGTCCGCATCGAGATTTTCACCGAACCCCAATGCCCGGCGTGCGCCCGTCTGCAGCACGATTTCGGTGCCGAGATCGCCGACTACGTCGGCCAGGGCGAACTGGCCGTGACCTATCGGCCCATGACGTTCCTCGACCAGGGCACCGACTACTCCGCGCGGGTCAGCAACGCCATGTTCCTGGCCGCGGGCGACGGGACGACCGGCGAGGAATTCCAGGCATTCGTCGAGGATCTGTGGAGCCATCAGGAGCCCGAAGGATCCGCCGGTCCGACCGACGACGAGATGGCCGACATGGCGAAAGACAGCGGCGTGGGCGCCGATCAGGTCGACAAGATCGCCGCGGGCAGCGAGGGCGTCGACGTCGAACAGATGGCCGACCAGAACACCGACCTGCTCAGTGGTTTCGCGGGCCAGGTGTCGACCCCGACCGTCTACAACCTGATCGACGACGAGCTGGTCGAGATCGACGACAACTGGTTGTCGGATCTGATGAAGCGGTTCAACGGTTGA
- a CDS encoding glycosyltransferase family 4 protein, which translates to MRVAIVAESFLPNVNGVTNSVLRVIEHLRRTGHEVLVIAPDTPRGQTPAERVHDGVRVHRVPSHMFPKVTSLPLGVPRPRMVSVLRGFDPDVVHLASPALLGWGGVHAARYLGVPTVAVFQTDVAGFAESYGVGLLSRASWAWTRRLHSKADRTLAPSTSAMENLEAHRIPRVFKWARGVDITGFAPSARDPHLRATWSPEGKPVVGFVGRLAPEKHVERLAAIAGRDDLQLVVVGDGIDRAKLETALPSAIFTGELHGAALAAAYASMDVFVHPGEHETFCQAVQEAMASGLPVIAPDAGGPRDLVTPYRTGLLLAVDEFEAALPAAVEHLIAERARYSVAARRSVLGRTWPAICDELIGHYEAVQGQRRLRAA; encoded by the coding sequence GTGCGCGTTGCAATCGTTGCAGAGTCGTTCCTCCCGAATGTCAACGGCGTCACCAACTCGGTGCTTCGGGTGATCGAGCATCTCCGCCGGACGGGCCACGAGGTTCTCGTCATCGCACCGGACACCCCGCGTGGTCAGACGCCCGCCGAACGTGTACACGACGGTGTGCGGGTCCACCGGGTGCCGTCCCACATGTTCCCGAAGGTGACCTCGCTGCCGCTGGGTGTGCCGCGGCCCCGGATGGTGAGCGTGCTGCGCGGTTTCGATCCCGACGTCGTTCATCTCGCGTCACCCGCGCTCCTCGGCTGGGGCGGCGTGCATGCTGCCCGGTACCTGGGCGTGCCCACCGTCGCGGTGTTCCAGACCGATGTCGCGGGTTTCGCCGAGAGCTACGGTGTGGGCCTGCTGTCGCGAGCGTCGTGGGCGTGGACCCGGCGCCTGCACAGCAAGGCTGACCGCACCTTGGCCCCGTCCACGTCGGCCATGGAGAACCTGGAAGCCCACCGCATTCCCCGGGTGTTCAAGTGGGCACGCGGGGTCGACATCACCGGGTTCGCGCCGTCGGCGCGGGATCCGCACCTGCGTGCCACCTGGTCGCCGGAGGGCAAGCCTGTGGTCGGGTTCGTCGGCCGCCTGGCACCCGAGAAGCACGTCGAACGGCTCGCTGCTATCGCAGGCCGCGATGACCTGCAACTGGTGGTGGTCGGTGACGGCATCGACCGGGCGAAGCTCGAAACAGCGCTTCCGTCAGCGATTTTCACGGGTGAGCTGCACGGCGCAGCGCTGGCCGCGGCCTACGCCAGCATGGACGTGTTCGTGCACCCCGGCGAGCACGAGACGTTCTGCCAGGCAGTGCAGGAGGCCATGGCGTCGGGATTGCCCGTGATCGCGCCCGATGCCGGCGGGCCACGTGACCTGGTCACGCCGTACCGCACCGGCCTGCTGCTCGCGGTCGACGAATTCGAAGCCGCGTTGCCTGCGGCGGTCGAGCATCTGATCGCCGAACGGGCCCGCTACTCGGTCGCCGCGCGCCGCAGCGTGCTGGGCCGCACCTGGCCCGCGATCTGTGACGAGCTCATCGGTCACTACGAAGCAGTGCAAGGACAGCGGCGGTTGCGCGCGGCCTGA
- a CDS encoding aconitate hydratase: MPQSVTQKLIGSHLVSGTMAPGDEMAIRIDQTLTQDATGTLVMQELEALGLDRARTEVSVQYVDHNLLQTDEKNAEDHEYLRTAAEHFGLWFSKPGNGVSHPTHMQRFGVPGKTMVGSDSHTPAAGSLGMLAIGVGGLEVALAIAGEPLHLRAPAVWGIRLEGELPQWCSAKDIILEMLRRHDVKGGVNRIMEYYGPGLAGLSAMDRHVIANMGAELGATTTVFPSDDAVRDFLVAEDRGDDWIELIADDGAEYDIDEVIDLSQLEPLIAKPSSPGNVVPVREVAGEPVAQVVIGSSANPGLRDFAIAAAMVHGRQTSPDVSFDVNPTSREILTDLTQMGATTELVINGARIHQAGCMGCIGMGQAPATGRNSLRTMPRNFPGRSGTKEDSVWLCSPETAAASAITGVITDPRQWAADNGIEYPELNLPAHHSVNTAMLVAPLEPEQARTVEVVKGPNISSLPELTPLPDDIEAPVLLKVGDNISTDEISPAGARALPFRSNIPKLAMFSFTQVDETYPERAKSAQSGHIIVGGENYGQGSSREHAAIAPRYLGLQVVIAKSFARIHWQNLANFGVLALEFDDSADYDGVAQDDVLVFTNLRQALADGDPITVANTTQGTTFTVRHRLSERQIQHVLAGGLIPWLAAQQ, translated from the coding sequence ATGCCGCAGAGCGTCACGCAGAAGTTGATCGGTTCGCATCTCGTCTCCGGGACCATGGCACCCGGAGACGAGATGGCGATCCGGATCGATCAGACCCTGACGCAGGACGCGACAGGCACCTTGGTCATGCAGGAACTGGAGGCGCTTGGGCTTGACCGCGCCCGCACCGAGGTGAGCGTCCAGTACGTCGACCACAACCTGCTGCAGACCGACGAGAAGAACGCCGAAGATCACGAGTACCTGCGGACCGCCGCAGAGCATTTCGGTTTGTGGTTCTCGAAACCGGGCAACGGGGTTTCGCATCCGACGCACATGCAGCGCTTCGGAGTGCCGGGCAAGACGATGGTGGGTTCGGATTCCCATACCCCGGCCGCCGGATCGCTCGGCATGCTCGCGATCGGCGTCGGCGGCTTGGAGGTGGCACTGGCCATCGCCGGAGAACCGTTGCACCTACGGGCCCCCGCAGTGTGGGGCATCCGATTGGAAGGCGAACTGCCGCAATGGTGTTCGGCAAAGGACATCATTCTGGAGATGTTGCGGCGCCACGACGTCAAGGGCGGCGTCAATCGGATCATGGAGTATTACGGCCCCGGTCTGGCGGGCCTCTCGGCGATGGACCGTCACGTCATCGCCAACATGGGCGCGGAACTCGGCGCCACCACGACGGTGTTCCCGAGCGACGACGCGGTGCGCGATTTCCTGGTCGCCGAGGACCGCGGCGACGACTGGATCGAACTCATTGCCGACGACGGCGCCGAATACGACATCGACGAGGTCATCGATCTGTCACAACTCGAACCGCTGATCGCCAAGCCGTCGTCGCCTGGCAACGTCGTCCCGGTGCGCGAGGTCGCCGGTGAGCCCGTCGCCCAGGTGGTGATCGGGTCGAGCGCCAATCCCGGGTTGCGGGACTTCGCGATCGCGGCGGCCATGGTGCACGGCCGTCAGACCTCGCCCGACGTGAGCTTCGACGTCAACCCCACCTCGCGCGAGATCCTCACCGACCTGACCCAAATGGGCGCGACGACCGAACTCGTCATCAACGGCGCGCGCATCCATCAGGCCGGCTGCATGGGCTGCATCGGCATGGGACAGGCCCCGGCGACCGGCCGCAATTCACTGCGGACCATGCCGCGCAACTTTCCGGGCCGCTCGGGCACCAAGGAGGACTCGGTGTGGCTGTGCTCGCCGGAAACCGCTGCGGCATCGGCGATCACGGGGGTCATCACCGATCCCCGGCAGTGGGCCGCCGACAACGGGATCGAGTATCCGGAGCTGAATCTGCCCGCACACCACAGTGTCAACACCGCGATGCTGGTGGCTCCGCTCGAACCCGAACAGGCCCGCACCGTCGAAGTGGTCAAGGGCCCCAACATCTCCAGCCTGCCCGAGCTGACCCCGTTGCCCGACGACATCGAGGCACCGGTGCTGCTCAAAGTCGGCGACAACATCTCGACCGACGAGATCTCACCCGCGGGCGCCCGCGCCCTGCCGTTCCGCTCCAACATCCCCAAGCTCGCGATGTTCAGCTTCACGCAGGTCGACGAGACCTACCCGGAGCGCGCGAAATCCGCCCAGTCCGGGCACATCATCGTCGGCGGGGAGAACTACGGCCAGGGTTCATCTCGCGAACACGCCGCGATCGCGCCCCGCTATCTGGGGTTGCAGGTGGTGATCGCCAAGTCGTTCGCCCGCATCCATTGGCAGAACCTCGCCAACTTCGGGGTGCTGGCACTGGAATTCGACGACTCCGCCGACTATGACGGCGTGGCCCAAGATGACGTGCTCGTCTTCACCAACCTGCGTCAGGCGCTGGCCGACGGCGATCCGATCACCGTCGCCAACACCACACAGGGCACGACTTTCACGGTGCGGCACCGGCTTTCCGAGCGGCAGATCCAGCATGTGCTGGCCGGTGGGTTGATCCCTTGGCTAGCCGCGCAGCAGTAG
- a CDS encoding SDR family oxidoreductase, whose product MSGKVWFITGASRGFGREWTIAALERGDKVAATARDTATLADLGEKYGDALLALKLDVTGREADFAAVKQAHDHFGRLDIVVNNAGYGQFGFVEELSEAEARDQIETNVFGALWITQAALPYLRAQRSGHILQVSSIGGIVAFQNLGMYHASKWALEGLSQSLAAEVAPFGVHVTLIEPGGFSTDWAGASAKRATPLPDYAEAHEAADRARAQRSAKSGDPKASAAAVLKIVDAENPPLRVFFGELPLQLAKADYENRLKTWEQWQPVSVEAQG is encoded by the coding sequence ATGAGTGGAAAAGTGTGGTTCATCACCGGTGCGTCGCGTGGTTTCGGCCGGGAATGGACAATCGCGGCCCTGGAGCGCGGTGACAAGGTGGCCGCGACGGCACGTGACACCGCGACTCTGGCGGACCTGGGCGAGAAGTACGGCGACGCGCTGCTGGCGCTCAAGCTGGACGTCACCGGCCGGGAGGCGGACTTCGCCGCGGTCAAGCAGGCCCACGATCATTTCGGGCGGCTGGACATCGTGGTCAACAACGCGGGCTACGGCCAGTTCGGGTTCGTCGAGGAACTCTCGGAGGCCGAGGCGCGCGATCAGATCGAGACCAATGTCTTCGGTGCTCTGTGGATAACCCAGGCTGCACTGCCCTATCTGCGTGCGCAACGCAGCGGACACATCCTGCAGGTGTCGTCGATCGGCGGCATCGTCGCGTTCCAGAACCTCGGGATGTACCACGCCTCCAAGTGGGCGCTGGAAGGGCTTTCGCAGTCGCTGGCCGCCGAGGTCGCACCGTTCGGTGTGCACGTGACGCTGATCGAGCCGGGTGGCTTCTCGACCGACTGGGCCGGTGCCTCGGCCAAACGCGCGACACCACTGCCGGACTACGCCGAGGCACACGAGGCCGCCGACCGGGCACGCGCGCAGCGGTCGGCGAAATCGGGCGACCCGAAGGCGTCGGCTGCGGCCGTACTCAAGATCGTCGACGCCGAGAACCCACCGCTGCGGGTGTTCTTCGGCGAACTGCCGCTGCAGCTGGCCAAGGCCGACTACGAGAACCGGCTCAAGACCTGGGAGCAATGGCAGCCGGTGTCGGTCGAGGCGCAGGGCTGA
- a CDS encoding demethylmenaquinone methyltransferase, giving the protein MNRATLEKNPRDVASMFDGVARRYDLTNTVLSLGQDRFWRRETRAALGIGPGDSVLDLAAGTAVSTVELSRSGAWCVAADFSVGMLAAGAGRDVPKVAGDATKLPFADGVFDAVTISFGLRNVVDHVAGLREMARVTRPGGRLVVCEFSTPTNRPFATLYKEYLMQALPRMATAVSSNPEAYVYLAESIRAWPDQAGLARQIGAAGWSKVRWRNLTGGIVALHAATKPE; this is encoded by the coding sequence GTGAACCGGGCAACGCTGGAGAAGAATCCGCGGGACGTGGCGTCGATGTTCGACGGTGTGGCGCGGCGCTACGACCTGACCAACACCGTGTTGTCGCTGGGCCAGGACCGCTTCTGGCGTCGCGAAACCCGCGCAGCGCTGGGCATCGGGCCCGGTGACTCCGTGCTCGACCTGGCGGCGGGCACCGCGGTGTCGACCGTCGAGCTCTCGCGCTCGGGCGCCTGGTGCGTGGCCGCCGACTTCTCGGTCGGCATGCTGGCCGCGGGCGCCGGACGCGACGTACCGAAGGTCGCCGGCGACGCGACCAAGCTGCCGTTCGCCGACGGGGTGTTCGACGCCGTCACCATCAGCTTCGGACTGCGCAACGTCGTCGATCACGTCGCGGGGCTGCGAGAGATGGCCCGGGTCACGCGGCCCGGTGGCCGGCTGGTGGTGTGCGAGTTCTCGACGCCCACCAATCGACCGTTCGCGACGCTCTACAAGGAGTATCTGATGCAGGCGCTGCCGCGGATGGCCACCGCCGTGTCGAGCAATCCCGAGGCCTACGTCTACCTTGCCGAGTCGATCCGGGCCTGGCCCGACCAGGCCGGGCTGGCCCGCCAGATCGGCGCGGCCGGCTGGTCAAAAGTGCGGTGGCGCAACCTGACCGGCGGCATCGTCGCCTTGCACGCGGCGACCAAGCCGGAGTAG
- a CDS encoding HNH endonuclease signature motif containing protein — translation MFDRSGAEFIDGMSAAWRAESAAIAARLDQIGRLDARRTVELAQTVFWRVDPFEEVAAEVSAALRISRARAATQIRHARALRKMPAVAARFAAGDIDWRVMEMILHRTPNVTDEAWPGLDAAMARHCDKWMRLSEPKLRDRIDQWIAKHDPDAVRVPPEVADGRYVEIAPTEPGMAGIWARLDALDAAAFEQRLITIAATVCDQDPRTGMQRRTDAIGALGRGRPWLDCQCGLPDCPAVADKHRAADVVIHVLANQSTLDGTSNDPGYLPGFGIQPAETVRAAATTATIKPVVIPQDTAEPRYRPSAALRDFVHWRDLTCRFPGCDQPATHTEIDHTTPYPVGPTHPSNTKLYCTLHHLVKTFCQGWWDRQHPDGTVEFTTPTGHLYSTDAHGAVLFPVLGQPTGTLDLPAPQEPGPHKAVMMPRRRQTRDHDTAQRIAAERRLRHALNEQLAEQQRQHQQWLTDHAEPPPF, via the coding sequence ATGTTCGATCGGTCGGGTGCGGAGTTCATCGACGGGATGAGCGCGGCCTGGCGGGCCGAATCCGCCGCGATCGCCGCCCGCCTGGACCAGATCGGCCGACTCGACGCCCGGCGCACCGTGGAGTTGGCGCAGACCGTGTTCTGGCGGGTCGACCCGTTCGAAGAAGTCGCCGCCGAAGTGTCGGCGGCGTTGCGGATCAGCCGTGCGCGGGCGGCCACGCAGATCCGCCATGCCCGCGCGTTGCGCAAGATGCCGGCGGTGGCGGCCCGCTTCGCCGCCGGGGACATCGACTGGCGGGTGATGGAGATGATCCTGCACCGCACCCCCAACGTCACCGATGAGGCCTGGCCCGGGTTGGACGCGGCGATGGCCCGGCACTGCGACAAATGGATGCGCCTGTCCGAACCCAAGCTGCGGGACCGAATCGATCAGTGGATCGCCAAACACGACCCCGACGCCGTGCGCGTACCCCCAGAGGTCGCGGACGGCCGGTATGTGGAGATCGCCCCCACCGAACCCGGCATGGCCGGGATCTGGGCCCGGCTGGATGCCCTAGATGCCGCCGCGTTCGAACAACGCCTGATCACCATCGCCGCCACCGTCTGCGATCAGGATCCCCGCACCGGGATGCAGCGCCGCACCGACGCCATCGGCGCGCTGGGCCGTGGCCGCCCCTGGCTGGACTGCCAGTGCGGGCTACCCGACTGCCCGGCGGTGGCCGACAAGCACCGCGCCGCCGATGTGGTGATCCATGTGTTGGCCAACCAGTCCACCCTCGACGGCACCAGTAACGATCCCGGCTACCTACCCGGGTTCGGCATCCAGCCCGCCGAGACCGTGCGGGCGGCGGCCACGACCGCCACGATCAAGCCCGTCGTGATCCCGCAGGACACGGCCGAGCCCCGGTACCGGCCCTCGGCGGCGTTACGGGATTTCGTGCACTGGCGTGATCTGACGTGCCGGTTCCCGGGCTGCGACCAACCCGCCACGCACACCGAGATTGATCACACCACGCCGTATCCGGTGGGGCCGACGCATCCGTCGAACACCAAGCTCTACTGCACCCTTCACCACCTGGTCAAGACGTTCTGCCAGGGTTGGTGGGATCGTCAACACCCGGACGGCACCGTGGAATTCACCACCCCCACCGGGCACCTCTACAGCACCGACGCCCACGGCGCGGTCCTATTCCCGGTCCTGGGGCAGCCCACCGGGACACTCGACCTGCCCGCCCCGCAGGAACCCGGCCCCCACAAAGCCGTCATGATGCCCAGACGCCGCCAAACCCGCGACCACGACACCGCCCAACGCATCGCCGCCGAACGCCGGCTCCGCCACGCACTCAACGAACAACTCGCCGAACAACAACGCCAACACCAACAATGGCTCACCGACCACGCCGAACCCCCACCCTTCTGA